A region of Pieris rapae chromosome 20, ilPieRapa1.1, whole genome shotgun sequence DNA encodes the following proteins:
- the LOC111000829 gene encoding bromodomain-containing protein 7 isoform X1 — translation MIDDLEKLSCREEVDLSDVDHSATEDVKEREEKPKKNRKRRRREIDMIKLSDDDESDDEGLTKKLLRRQSPGPNSPASHREPRSCVLKASQKRRPLSRLLEQLLRNLEKRDPNQFFAWPVNDNFAPGYSTIIRRPMDFSTMKQKIDDNEYRSLNCFISDFKLMCNNAMKYNKTGTIYHKAARRLLHAGLKQLTPQKLRPLGDILTYMYEIPIKELGFDIGKMDVHKVLKRSSPIKSGGSECDVVSDGQERQDSGDSVKIQMEAAREQHRRRLAKKAFPRMDADGKTTLCLVTHPVDNTEDKPITLGQYIGKLNQGTGSLHSTREDRRNLAKCVKPLNYGPFSSYAPSYDGTFSTLTKDETHLIYHTLPAETGQGNEEMLRFAPESPWSLIYDMEALFPAKKPQPEPVSKDDNDISKVKIDLEELRTLSEVGVDTEFLSEIEDEVAAAQHDYGITSALRHTADLITKLEKEQKDRLSAPPPWHLSLCPKPGGSERELARLTASCLRAMIRRVPPARLAPVSQVRKAMGVTLDHLDTPMAVDDFELELQEHRDTSDPDSRSSHDK, via the exons ATGATAGATGATCTAGAAAAGCTTAGTTGTA GAGAGGAAGTAGATTTAAGTGATGTTGATCATTCGGCAACAGAAGATGTTAAAGAGCGAGAAGagaaacctaaaaaaaatcgtaaaagaAGACGTCGTGAAATAGACATG ATAAAGTTGTCCGATGATGACGAAAGTGATGATGAGGGGCTGACTAAGAAGTTGCTGCGGAGACAGAGTCCTGGACCAAACTCTCCTGCTTCACATAGGGAACCTCGGTCCTGTGTGCTCAAG GCAAGCCAAAAACGTCGCCCCCTATCCCGTCTTTTAGAACAACTGCTCCGTAATCTTGAAAAACGAGATCCAAATCAGTTTTTTGCTTGGCCAGTGAATGACAACTTTGCACCAGGCTATTCCACCATAATAAGAAGACCTATGGACTTTTCCACCATGAAACAGAAGATTGATGACAATGAGTATCGATcacttaattgttttatt agTGATTTTAAACTCATGTGCAATAATGCAATGAAATACAACAAAACTGGTACGATATATCACAAGGCAGCTCGGCGGTTGTTACACGCTGGTCTGAAGCAGCTCACACCGCAAAAGCTAAGACCCCTTGGGGACATTCTTACCTACATGTATGAGATACCTATCAAGGAGCTCGGATTTGATATTGGAAAAATGGATgtg CACAAAGTGCTCAAGCGGAGCAGTCCAATAAAGAGTGGTGGGTCTGAGTGTGACGTGGTCTCTGACGGGCAAGAGAGGCAAGATTCTGGAGACAGTGTGAAGATACAGATGGAGGCAGCAAGGGAGCAACACAGGCGACGATTGGCCAAGAAAG cgTTCCCCCGTATGGATGCCGATGGCAAAACGACTCTATGCCTTGTGACACACCCTGTGGATAATACCGAAGATAAACCGATCACACTTGGCCAATATATTGGGAAGTTGAATCAGGGAACTGGTTCTTTGCACA GCACCCGCGAAGATCGTCGTAACTTGGCGAAGTGCGTGAAGCCCCTCAACTACGGCCCTTTCAGCTCATACGCGCCTTCGTATGACGGTACCTTTTCTACCCTCACTAAGGACGAAACCCATCTCATATACCACACCCTac cgGCAGAAACGGGCCAAGGCAACGAAGAGATGCTTCGCTTCGCCCCCGAATCTCCCTGGTCCCTTATTTATGATATGGAAGCCCTATTCCCAGCCAAGAAGCCTCAACCAGAACCAGTTAGTAAAGATGATAAT gatatttcaaaagtaaaaatagatttagagGAGTTACGTACACTATCGGAAGTGGGCGTGGACACGGAATTCCTTTCGGAGATTGAAGACGAGGTGGCAGCTGCCCAGCACGATTATGGCATCACCTCAGCTCTGAGGCATACGGCTGATCTGATCACCAAGCTTGAAAAGGAACAGAAAGATCG TCTATCAGCTCCTCCACCCTGGCACCTGTCCCTCTGCCCGAAGCCCGGGGGCTCCGAGCGTGAGTTGGCTCGACTCACGGCGTCCTGCCTTCGAGCCATGATCCGCCGAGTGCCGCCCGCTCGGCTAGCGCCAGTTTCACAAGTGCGGAAGGCCATGGGCGTCACCTTGGATCATCTGG acacCCCGATGGCGGTTGATGACTTCGAATTAGAACTTCAGGAACATCGGGACACCTCAGATCCAGACTCACGGTCGAGCCAcgataaatag
- the LOC111000829 gene encoding bromodomain-containing protein 7 isoform X2, with the protein MIDDLEKLSCREEVDLSDVDHSATEDVKEREEKPKKNRKRRRREIDMASQKRRPLSRLLEQLLRNLEKRDPNQFFAWPVNDNFAPGYSTIIRRPMDFSTMKQKIDDNEYRSLNCFISDFKLMCNNAMKYNKTGTIYHKAARRLLHAGLKQLTPQKLRPLGDILTYMYEIPIKELGFDIGKMDVHKVLKRSSPIKSGGSECDVVSDGQERQDSGDSVKIQMEAAREQHRRRLAKKAFPRMDADGKTTLCLVTHPVDNTEDKPITLGQYIGKLNQGTGSLHSTREDRRNLAKCVKPLNYGPFSSYAPSYDGTFSTLTKDETHLIYHTLPAETGQGNEEMLRFAPESPWSLIYDMEALFPAKKPQPEPVSKDDNDISKVKIDLEELRTLSEVGVDTEFLSEIEDEVAAAQHDYGITSALRHTADLITKLEKEQKDRLSAPPPWHLSLCPKPGGSERELARLTASCLRAMIRRVPPARLAPVSQVRKAMGVTLDHLDTPMAVDDFELELQEHRDTSDPDSRSSHDK; encoded by the exons ATGATAGATGATCTAGAAAAGCTTAGTTGTA GAGAGGAAGTAGATTTAAGTGATGTTGATCATTCGGCAACAGAAGATGTTAAAGAGCGAGAAGagaaacctaaaaaaaatcgtaaaagaAGACGTCGTGAAATAGACATG GCAAGCCAAAAACGTCGCCCCCTATCCCGTCTTTTAGAACAACTGCTCCGTAATCTTGAAAAACGAGATCCAAATCAGTTTTTTGCTTGGCCAGTGAATGACAACTTTGCACCAGGCTATTCCACCATAATAAGAAGACCTATGGACTTTTCCACCATGAAACAGAAGATTGATGACAATGAGTATCGATcacttaattgttttatt agTGATTTTAAACTCATGTGCAATAATGCAATGAAATACAACAAAACTGGTACGATATATCACAAGGCAGCTCGGCGGTTGTTACACGCTGGTCTGAAGCAGCTCACACCGCAAAAGCTAAGACCCCTTGGGGACATTCTTACCTACATGTATGAGATACCTATCAAGGAGCTCGGATTTGATATTGGAAAAATGGATgtg CACAAAGTGCTCAAGCGGAGCAGTCCAATAAAGAGTGGTGGGTCTGAGTGTGACGTGGTCTCTGACGGGCAAGAGAGGCAAGATTCTGGAGACAGTGTGAAGATACAGATGGAGGCAGCAAGGGAGCAACACAGGCGACGATTGGCCAAGAAAG cgTTCCCCCGTATGGATGCCGATGGCAAAACGACTCTATGCCTTGTGACACACCCTGTGGATAATACCGAAGATAAACCGATCACACTTGGCCAATATATTGGGAAGTTGAATCAGGGAACTGGTTCTTTGCACA GCACCCGCGAAGATCGTCGTAACTTGGCGAAGTGCGTGAAGCCCCTCAACTACGGCCCTTTCAGCTCATACGCGCCTTCGTATGACGGTACCTTTTCTACCCTCACTAAGGACGAAACCCATCTCATATACCACACCCTac cgGCAGAAACGGGCCAAGGCAACGAAGAGATGCTTCGCTTCGCCCCCGAATCTCCCTGGTCCCTTATTTATGATATGGAAGCCCTATTCCCAGCCAAGAAGCCTCAACCAGAACCAGTTAGTAAAGATGATAAT gatatttcaaaagtaaaaatagatttagagGAGTTACGTACACTATCGGAAGTGGGCGTGGACACGGAATTCCTTTCGGAGATTGAAGACGAGGTGGCAGCTGCCCAGCACGATTATGGCATCACCTCAGCTCTGAGGCATACGGCTGATCTGATCACCAAGCTTGAAAAGGAACAGAAAGATCG TCTATCAGCTCCTCCACCCTGGCACCTGTCCCTCTGCCCGAAGCCCGGGGGCTCCGAGCGTGAGTTGGCTCGACTCACGGCGTCCTGCCTTCGAGCCATGATCCGCCGAGTGCCGCCCGCTCGGCTAGCGCCAGTTTCACAAGTGCGGAAGGCCATGGGCGTCACCTTGGATCATCTGG acacCCCGATGGCGGTTGATGACTTCGAATTAGAACTTCAGGAACATCGGGACACCTCAGATCCAGACTCACGGTCGAGCCAcgataaatag